In Littorina saxatilis isolate snail1 linkage group LG8, US_GU_Lsax_2.0, whole genome shotgun sequence, a single genomic region encodes these proteins:
- the LOC138973215 gene encoding uncharacterized protein yields MARVDPGGVAMRALHMLPLRRRLYSVPGPNHLWHIDGYHKLVHWKIIIHGGIDGYSRCITFLSASDNNRAATVHDLFVQSTKKFGIPSRVRTDRGVENVDVAALMLHHRGEGRGSIIQGTSVHNQRIERSWVDLWKDVINVYYCLFYSMGKTVEEGGMGIFDIHNETHMWALHYIFLPRINRSLDEFTEQRNNQGLRTERGKSPKRIFMLGMLNMYHEDHAAVQDFWEGRELVPPAHLPVQRHRADPVSHFTHEQLQIIQSVDPLSGPQTAEAGKDLYLQLLSLL; encoded by the exons ATGGCTAGAGTTGACCCTGGCGGCGTCGCAATGCGAGCCCTGCATATGCTGCCCCTACGACGACGCCTGTACAGTGTGCCAGGGCCTAACCACCTCTGGCATATTGATGGTTATCACAAACTAGTCCA ttGGAAAATAATCATACATGGAGGCATCGATGGCTACAGTCGGTGCATCACCTTTCTCTCCGCATCAGACAACAACAGGGCCGCCACAGTCCACGACCTCTTTGTTCAGTCAACGAAAAAATTTGGCATCCCATCCAGAGTGAGGACTGACAGAGGCGTGGAAAACGTGGATGTGGCGGCCCTGATGCTACATCACCGGGGCGAGGGGAGGGGCAGCATCATCCAGGGAACCAGTGTGCACAACCAGAGGATCGAAAGATCATGGGTTGATCTGTGGAAAGATGTCATAAACGTGTATTATTGCCTTTTTTACTCCATGGGAAAGACAGTGGAAGAGGGTGGCATGGGGATTTTTGATATCCACAATGAAACACACATGTGGGCTCTCCATTACATTTTTTTGCCAAGAATTAACCGCTCCCTTGACGAATTTACAGAGCAGCGAAACAACCAAGGTCTCAGAACGGAGAGGGGCAAGAGCCCGAAACGCATTTTTATGTTAGGCATGTTAAACATGTACCATGAAGACCATGCAGCAGTACAGGACTTTTGGGAGGGGAGGGAACTTGTCCCTCCTGCACACCTGCCTGTGCAACGTCACAGGGCGGACCCTGTCTCCCATTTCACGCATGAACAACTGCAAATTATACAATCAGTAGACCCGCTCAGCGGTCCTCAAACAGCAGAGGCAGGAAAAGATCTTTACCTGCAACTTTTGTCGTTGTTGTAG